A single region of the Pseudomonas sp. B21-023 genome encodes:
- a CDS encoding DUF2474 domain-containing protein, producing MNVEEKKPLWQRLGWLVLIWGVSVAALGVVAYGMRMFMSAAGLSTH from the coding sequence ATGAATGTCGAAGAGAAGAAACCGCTGTGGCAACGCCTGGGTTGGCTGGTGCTGATCTGGGGGGTGAGCGTGGCAGCGCTTGGGGTGGTGGCTTATGGCATGCGCATGTTCATGAGCGCGGCAGGCCTGAGTACTCACTGA
- a CDS encoding methyltransferase: MPLFNSPFADLDLIRQPEQTNDPLLAFDAADQYLLEHMAAQAPGAGCKVLVLNDSFGALAASLAGHLDVTSSGDSHLAHLALEKNLAGNGKPFDSVPFIPASEPFQGPFDRVLVRVPKTLALLEEQLIRLQGQLAPGAQVIAGAMIKHLPRAAGDLMEKYIGPVQASLAQKKARLLIATVTQRPLAHSPYPSRYRLETPPLELVNHANVFCREGLDIGTRAFLPHLPRDLGRARVADLGCGNGVLAIASALANPDAHFTLVDESYMAVQSARENWRAALGEREVTIKAADGLAGQEKQSLDVVLCNPPFHQQQVVGDFLAWRMFQQAREALEVGGALYIVGNRHLGYHSKLARLFRGVEQVAATPKFVVLKARK; encoded by the coding sequence ATGCCCCTGTTCAACAGCCCCTTCGCCGACCTCGACCTGATCCGCCAGCCGGAGCAAACCAACGACCCGCTGCTGGCGTTCGATGCCGCCGACCAGTACCTGCTGGAACACATGGCCGCCCAGGCACCAGGCGCAGGCTGCAAGGTGCTGGTGCTCAACGACAGCTTCGGCGCCCTGGCCGCCAGCCTGGCCGGGCACCTGGACGTGACCAGCAGCGGCGACTCGCACCTGGCGCACCTGGCCCTGGAGAAAAACCTGGCAGGTAACGGCAAGCCGTTCGACAGCGTACCCTTCATCCCGGCCAGTGAGCCCTTCCAGGGCCCGTTCGACCGCGTGCTGGTGCGCGTGCCCAAGACCTTGGCCCTACTCGAGGAGCAACTGATCCGCCTGCAGGGCCAATTGGCGCCTGGCGCCCAGGTGATCGCCGGGGCGATGATCAAGCACCTGCCCAGAGCCGCCGGCGACCTTATGGAGAAGTACATCGGCCCGGTGCAGGCGTCGCTGGCGCAGAAGAAAGCGCGCCTGCTGATTGCCACTGTGACGCAACGGCCTCTCGCACATTCCCCCTACCCCAGTCGCTATCGTCTGGAGACGCCGCCCCTGGAGCTGGTCAACCACGCCAACGTGTTCTGCCGCGAAGGCCTGGACATCGGCACCCGTGCCTTCCTGCCGCATCTGCCGCGTGACCTGGGTCGCGCCCGCGTAGCCGATCTTGGCTGTGGCAATGGCGTGCTGGCGATTGCCAGCGCCCTGGCCAATCCGGATGCGCATTTCACCTTGGTCGACGAGTCGTACATGGCGGTGCAGTCGGCGCGGGAGAACTGGCGGGCGGCATTGGGCGAACGCGAAGTGACGATCAAGGCTGCGGACGGCCTGGCGGGGCAGGAGAAACAATCGCTGGACGTGGTGCTGTGCAACCCGCCGTTCCACCAGCAGCAGGTGGTCGGCGACTTCCTCGCCTGGCGCATGTTCCAGCAGGCCCGCGAGGCACTGGAAGTCGGTGGCGCGCTGTACATCGTCGGCAATCGCCACCTGGGCTACCACAGCAAGCTGGCGCGCTTGTTCCGGGGTGTCGAGCAGGTCGCGGCGACGCCGAAGTTCGTGGTGCTCAAGGCCCGGAAATAA